The Callospermophilus lateralis isolate mCalLat2 chromosome 15, mCalLat2.hap1, whole genome shotgun sequence genome window below encodes:
- the Tlx1 gene encoding T-cell leukemia homeobox protein 1 has protein sequence MEHLGPHHLHPGHAEPISFGIDQILNSPDQGGCMGPASRLQDGEYGLGCLVGGAYTYGGGGSAAGAGAGGAGAYGAGGPGGPGGPASSSGACSMGPLAGSYNVNMALAGGPGPGGGAGGSGGGGGALSAAGVIRVPAHRPLAGAVAHPQPLATGLPTVPSVPAVPGVNNLTGLTFPWMESNRRYTKDRFTGHPYQNRTPPKKKKPRTSFTRLQICELEKRFHRQKYLASAERAALAKALKMTDAQVKTWFQNRRTKWRRQTAEEREAERQQANRILLQLQQEAFQKSLAQPLPADPLCVHNSSLFALQNLQPWSDDSTKITSVTSVASACE, from the exons ATGGAGCATCTGGGTCCGCACCACCTCCACCCGGGCCACGCGGAGCCCATCAGCTTCGGCATTGACCAGATCCTCAACAGCCCGGACCAAGGCGGCTGCATGGGGCCGGCCTCTCGCCTCCAGGACGGAGAATACGGCCTTGGCTGTTTGGTCGGAGGCGCTTACACTTATGGAGGCGGGGGCTCCGCAGCCGGGGCCGGGGCCGGGGGCGCGGGGGCCTATGGCGCTGGCGGCCCGGGCGGCCCCGGCGGCCCCGCAAGCAGCAGCGGCGCCTGCAGCATGGGCCCGCTGGCCGGCTCCTACAATGTGAACATGGCCTTGGCGGGCGGCCCTGGTCCGGGCGGCGGCGCCGGAGGgagcggcggcggcggggggGCGCTGAGCGCTGCCGGGGTGATCCGGGTGCCAGCGCACAGGCCGCTAGCTGGAGCCGTGGCCCACCCCCAACCCCTGGCTACTGGCTTGCCCACTGTGCCCTCTGTGCCTGCCGTGCCGGGTGTCAACAACCTCACCGGCCTCACCTTCCCCTGGATGGAGAGTAACCGCAGATACACAAAGGACAGGTTCACAG GTCACCCCTACCAGAACCGGACGCCCCCCAAGAAGAAGAAGCCGCGCACGTCCTTCACGCGCCTGCAGATCTGCGAGTTGGAGAAGCGTTTCCACCGCCAGAAGTACTTAGCCTCCGCGGAGCGCGCAGCTTTGGCCAAGGCTCTCAAAATGACCGACGCTCAGGTCAAAACCTGGTTCCAGAACCGGCGGACGAAGTGGAG GCGACAGACCGCGGAGGAGCGTGAGGCCGAGAGGCAGCAGGCAAACCGCATCCTCCTGCAGCTGCAGCAGGAGGCCTTCCAGAAGAGCCTGGCGCAGCCGCTGCCGGCTGACCCACTGTGTGTACACAACTCGTCGCTCTTCGCCCTGCAGAACCTGCAGCCTTGGTCTGACGACTCTACCAAGATCACTAGCGTCACATCTGTGGCGTCGGCGTGCGAGTGA